GCCCAGGGACACCGCGCGCGAGGCCGCCCGGGCGAGCGAGGGCGACGGCGGCTCCCTGGCCCCCGTCGCCACGCCGGAAGCCCCCGACGCGAAGAAGGATGAGTGGAAGGTGGACGCGCCCCCGGGCGTGGCCAGCAGTCAGGTCCCCATCGACGTGCGCGAGGGCACGTGGATGAACGTGGACGTCAGCCCGCGCGGGGACGAAATCCTCTTCGACCTGCTGGGGGACATCTACGCGCTGCCCATCGCGGGCGGCGAGGCGCGCGCGCTGACGTCCGGCGCCGCGTGGGACATGCAGCCGCGCTACAGCCCGGACGGGAGGTCCATTGCGTTCACCAGCGACCGGGGCGGCGGGGACAACGTCTGGGTGATGGACCGCGACGGCAAGAACCCGCGCGCGGTGACGCAGGAGAAGTTCCGCCTGCTCAACAGCCCGGCGTGGAGCCCGGACGGCCAGTTCCTGGTGGCGCGCAAGCACTTCACCGGCCGGCGCTCGCTGGGCGCGGGCGAGGTGTGGATGTACCACCGCGCGGGCGGCGAGGGCGTGAAGCTCACCGAGCGCGCCAACGACCAGAAGGACCTGGGCGAGCCCGCGTTCTCACCGGACGGACGCTACGTCTACTTCAGCCAGGACGTCACGCCGGGGAAGTCCTTCGAGTACGACAAGGATCCGAACAAGGAGCTCTACGCCATCCAGCGGCTGGACCTGGACACGAAGGAGGTGGAGCCCTTCGTCACCGGCCCGGGTGGCTCCATCCGGCCCACGCCGTCGCGGGACGGCAAGCAGCTGGCGTTCGTGCGGCGGGTGCGCGGCAAGAGCGTGCTGTACGTGGCGGACGTGAAGTCCGGCGCGGAGCGGCCGCTGTATGACGGGCTCGACCGGGACATGCAGGAGACGTGGGCCATCCACGGCGTGTCCCCGGTGATGGCGTGGACGCCGGACAACAAGTCGCTGGTGTTCTGGGCGGGCGGGACGCTGCACCGCATCGACGTGGCGACAAAGAAGGTGTCGGCCATCCCCTTCCACGTGAAGGGCACGCGCACGGTGTTCGCGGCGGTGAAGGGCACGCGGCCCGTGGCGCCGGACCGCTTCGACGTGAAGATGCTGCGCTGGATGCAGGTGTCACCGGATGGCAAGAGGCTGGTGTACCAGGCGCTGGGCAAGCTGTACGTGAAGGACCTGCCGTCGGGGCAGCCGCGGCGGCTGACGCGGCAGAACGAGCACCTGGAGTTCTATCCGTCGTTCTCCCGGGACGGGCGCTCCATCGTCTACACGACGTGGGACGACGACGCGCTGGGCGCGGTGCGCGTGGTGGCGGCCACGGGCGGCGAGGGCCGCGTGGTGACGGCGCAGCCGGGCTTCTACGTGGAGCCCGCGCTCAGCCCGGATGGCAGGTGGGTGGTGTACCGGACGACGGGCGACGGCTACCTGATGCCGGGCACGTGGAGCCGGGAGACGGGGCTGTTCGTGGTGCCGTCCACGGGCGGGGGCGCGGCGCGCAAGCTGACGCGGGACGGGGAGCAGCCGCACTTCGGCGCGAAGTCGGACCGCGTGTACTTCCTGCACGTGGAGTCCAAGGACGTGGAGGACGTGCGCACGCTGCGCAGCATCGGGCTGGACGGTGGCGAGCCTCGCACGCACCTGACGAGCGGCGGCGCGCTGGAGATGCGCGTGTCGCCGGATGACCGGTGGGTGGCCTTCCGCGAGGACTTCAACGCGTACGTGACGCCCTTCGTGCGCGGCGCGAAGGAGGCGCGGGTGGGACCGTCCACCAAGGCGATGCCGGTGACGCAGGTGAGCCGTGACGCGGGCGAGTACCTGCACTGGTCCGGCACGGACGCGCGGCTGTCGCTGCACTGGGCGCTGGGGCCCAGGCTCTACACGCGGGCGCTGAAGGACGCGTTTACGTTCATGGACGGTGCTCCCAAGGCGCTGCCGCCGCCGGAGGCGGACGGGGTGGAGGTGGCGTTCTCCCAGAAGTCGGACGTGCCGGAGGGGACGCTGGCGCTGGTGGGCGGGCGCATCGTCACGATGAAGGGCGAGCAGGTGGTGGAGGAGGGCGTGGTGGTGGTGAAGGGCAACCGCATCGTGGCGCTGGGCCCGGTGGGGAAGGTGAACGTGCCCGCGTCCGCGAAAATCGTGGACGTGAAGGGCAAGACGCTGATGCCGGGCCTGGTGGACGTGCACTGGCACGGGGCCATGGGCGTGGACGGGCTGATGCCGGAGCAGAGCTGGGTGCAGGCGGCGTCGCTGGCGTTCGGGGTGACGACGCTGCACGACCCCTCCAACCACTCGGAGACCATCTTCGCCGCCAGCGAGCTGGGCAAGGCGGGGATGCTCACGTCGCCGCGCATCTTCTCCACGGGCACCATCCTGTACGGCGCGGCGAGCGCGGACGCGCACGTCGAAATCGACACGCTGGACGACGCGCGCCGGCACCTGCGGCGGATGAAGGCGTTGGGCGCGTTCAGCGTGAAGAGCTACAACCAGCCCCGGCGCGACCAGCGGCAGAAGGTGCTCCAGGCGGCGCGCGAGCTGGACATGCTGGTGGTGCCCGAGGGCGGCTCGCTGCTCCAGCACAACCTGACCATGGTGGTGGACGGGCACACGGCGCTGGAGCACTCGCTGCCGGTGGCGCGCATCTACGAAGACGTGCGCCAGCTCTGGAAGGGCACGCAGGTGAACTACACGCCGACGCTGGGCGTGGCCTACGGCGGGCTCATGGGGGAGAACTACTGGTACCAGAAGACGAACGTCTGGGAGGACACGCGCCTGCTGTCGTTCGTGCCCCGGCGCGTGGTGGACGGGCGTTCGCGCCGCCGCGTGATGATCCCGGACGAGGAGTTCAACCACCAGAACGTGGCCCGCGTGGCGAAGGAGCTGAACGACCTGGGCGTGAGCGTGCAGCTGGGCGCGCACGGCCAGCGTGAAGGCCTGGCGGCGCACTGGGAGCTGGCGATGTTCGTGCAGGGCGGCATGTCGCCGATGCAGGCCTTGCGCGCGGGCACGCTCAACGGCGCGCGCCACCTGGGCATGGACAAGGACCTGGGCTCGCTGGAGGTGGGCAAGCTGGCGGACCTGGTGGTGCTGGACAGGAACCCGCTGGAGGACATCTCCAACAGCCGCACGGTGCGCTACACGATGGTGAACGGCCGGCTGTACGACGCGAACACGCTGAACGAAGTGGGCACGCGGCAGCGCACGCGCGCGAAGTTCTACTTCGAGAAGGACGGCAACGAGGGCTGGAGCCCCCGCGCCACCACGCACGCCACGGAGCAGGTCTGCGATTAGGCGTCGTCCTCGTGTTGTGCGGAGCGCTCGCGGGCTGCGCATCAGGCGGCCCGCGGCAGCTCCGTCAATCCCTGGCCCGGGGCCCGGGCCTACTGTGCCGCGAATGTTTTCTGGCCTGTCGCCATCGACAGCTGGACCGGGAGTCGAGAGCCATGTCGCGGAAGGTGAAACAAGCTTTCAAGGACCCCACCCTGCACGACCCGGCTTGACGTACCTTCATCGAGGCAGTGGGCGCACAAGGTCTCCCCTGAGGACCTGACCACCGCGGAGGCGATGCTCGCGGAGGTCCGCGAGTCCCTGCCGTCCCTGGACGACCACGAGCGCCGCAACACGGAAGGCATGCGGGCCTTCCTGGAGCGCCAGCGCGGCTGCCCCCCCTCAGCGGGCTGTCGCGGCCACCTGGGCCAGGGCCCGCTGGATCTGCGGCAAGGCGTAGGGCTTGGGCAGCACCACCACACCCAACCACTGCTGCGGGTCCCCCTCCAGCGCCGCGCGGCCGTGGCCGGATGCGATGATGATGCGCATCGCGGGCTTGCGCAGCGCCACCTCGCGCGCCAGGTCCACGCCGGACATACCCGGCAGCGTGATGTCCGTGAAGAGCACGTCGAACCGCTCCGCCGCCAGCGCCACCCGCGCCTCCTCCGCGCTCGCCACAGACATCACCGCGTGGCCCAGCAGCCCCAGCAGCTCGCTGGCGGACGCGCGGATGTCCTCGTCGTCCTCCACCAGCAGCACGTGCATCCGCCTCGCGGCCTCCTGCGCCGCCGGCGTCTCCCCGGTGCGCGGCGCCTCCGGCCACTGGAGCTTCGGCGTCGCCATCCGTTGCTGCCGCTGGTCCAGCAGCGCCCGCACCTTGCGCGCCAGGTCCTCGCGCCGGTACGGCTTGGACAAAAGGTGCACGCCCGGGTCCAACCGGCCGCCGTGCACGATGGCGTTCTCCGTGTAGCCGGACGTGAAGAGCACCTCGATGTCCGGCTGCAGCGCCTTCGCCTGCCGCGCCAGCTCCGGGCTGCGCACCGGCCCCGGCATCACCACGTCCGTGAACAGCAGGTCCACCGCCACGCCGCTCTTCAGGATGGACAGCGCGCTCTGGCCGTCCACCGCGCGCAGCACGCGGTAGCCCAGCTCCGTCAGCATCTCCACCACCGTCGCGCGGACCTCCGCGTCGTCCTCCACCGCGAGGATGGTCTCCTTCCCGCCCTCCACCGGCCCCGTCGCCACCTCCGTCACCGGCGCCTCCGGCTGGAAGGCGCGCGGCAGGTACACCTTCACCGTCGTGCCGTGCCCCAGCTCGCTGTAGAGCTTCACGTGCCCGCCGGACTGCTTCACGAAGCCGTACACCATGCTCAGCCCCAGGCCCGTGCCCCGGCCCTCCGGCTTCGTGGTGAAGAAGGGCTCGAACGCGCGCTCCATCACCTCCGGCGTCATGCCCCCACCCGTGTCCGACACCGCCAGCAGCACGTACGCCCCGGCCATCACCTCCGGGTGCGCCTGCGCGTAGTGGTCGTCCAGCGCCGCGTTGCTCAACTCCAGCGTCAGCTTCCCGGCGCCCCCCATCGCGTCGCGCGCGTTGATGGCCAGGTTGAGGATGACGTTCTCCAGCTGGTGCGGGTCCGCCAGCGTGTTCCACAGCCCGCCGCCGATGACCGTCTCCAGCTCCACGTCCTCGCCCAGCGCGCGGCGCAGCAGGTCGTCCATCCCCCGCACCAGCCGGCCCAGGCTCAGCGAGCGCGGCTCCAGCGGCTGCCGCCGCGAGAACGCCAGCAACTGCCCGGACAGCCGGGCCCCGCGCTCCACCGCGCTCAGCGCCGAGCGCACCCGGTTCAAGCCCCGCTCGTTGCCCGCCACGTCGCGCTGGAGCAACTGGAGATTCCCGCCCACCACCTGGAGCAGGTTGTTGAAGTCGTGCGCCACGCCGCCCGTGAGCTTGCCCACCGCCTCCATCTTCTGCGCCTGACGGAGCTGCTCCTCCGTCTGCCTCTGCTCGGTGACGTCACGCCCGGCGGCGTACAGCACGCCGTCCTCCGGCACCGGCACCGCCGTCCAGGAGATGCGCCGGTAGCCGCCGTGCTTGCAGCGGTAGGCGCTCTCGAAGTTCAGCGTGGGATTGCCTCCCTCCAGGCGGCGCACCTCGGCGCGCGACCGAGCGTAGTCGTCCGGGCGCTCCAGCCACTCCGACGTGCGGCCCAGCAGCTCCTCCTCCGTCCACCCCAGCATCCGCGTCCAGGCCGGGTTGACGCTGAGGAACTTCCCCTCCGACAGGCTGCCCACCACCAGCAGGTCCTGGGACACGTTCCACACGCGGTCCCGCTCCCGCGTGCGCTGCGCCACGCGCTGCTCCAGCGTCTCGTTGGCCTGCTTCAGGTCCGACAGCGCCTTGAGCCGGGACAGCGCCGCCCACACGCGGTCGGCCACGTCGCGGCACAGCTCGAGCTCCTCGTCCGTCCACGGGCGCGGCTGCACGTCGTGCAGGAAGAGCACCGCCACGAACCGGCCGTGCTCCAGCAGCGGGATGTTGAACAGCGCCCGGATGCCCACCTGCTCCAGCGCGTCCGCCTGGGGCGCCGTGCGCGGGTCCTCCCGCACGTCCGGGATGGCCACCACCTCGCCCTTCAAGAGGTCTTCCAGGAACACGCCGTAGTCGTGGAAGCGGTGCACGCCCTCCACCCGCGCCACGTCCGGCGAGGCCACCCAGTTCGGGTGCATCAGCACCAGCGCGTGCGCCGCGTCCACCGTGCCGTAGCCCGCGCGCGGCACGCCCAGCAGCCGCCCCACCACCTCCATGGCCAGCTGCGCGGCGGAGTCCGCGGACGAGGCCTCGCGCAGCCGGTCCGCCATCTCCAGCAGCGCCGTCTGCCGCAGCTCCGCCCGCTTGCGCGCGTCGATGTCCACCAGCACGCCGGGAAAGCGCAGCGGCGCGCCCCGCGCGGACAGGTGGCAGTGGCCGCTGGCCTCCACCCACCGGTTCGCGCCGTCGGCGTGGAGCACGCGGTACTCGGCGCGGTACGCCCCCCCCGTCGCCAGCGCGCGGGCGATGGCCGTCTCCACCCCGGGCCGGTCCTCCGGGTGGATGGAGGCCACGAACTGGGCGATGGGCAGCCCCTCACGCGCCTGCACGGGGTCCAATGAGAAGGAATGCGCGAAGCGCTCATCCGCGACGACGCGGTTGCCGGGCACATCCCACACCCAGGTGCCAATCATTGCCTCGGCGTTGAGCGCCAACTGCACGCGCTCGTTCGCCTCGCGCAGGGCATCGTCGGTCTGGCGGCGCTCGGTGACGTCCTGGGTGACGCCCACCAGTTGCACCGGCTTGCCGGCCGCGTCGTACACCAGCGACGCGCGCCGGTGGATCCACCGCAAGGCCCCGGTGTCATGACGGCGGATGCGGTACTCCACCGACTGCGTGACCTGGCCCGTTTCCCGCGTGCGCGCGTTGGACACGTGGCGCCGGTCCTCCTCCAGCGCGAGCGCCTCGATGACCGGCGCGGGCAGCGTCTCCGAGACCGGCACGCCGTACAGCCGGCAGAACTCCGGCGTCACCGTCAGCTGGTTGGTGGCGATGTCCAGCGTGAACACGCCAATGCCGCCCGCCTCCTGGGCCAGCCGCAGCTGCTCCTGCTTCACGCGCGCGTCGGCGTTCCCGCCAGGGGAGGCCGCGGCCCCGGGCGCCGTGCCAACGCCGTCATCCAGCCCCGCGGCGCGCAGGCGGAATCGCAGACGTTCGACCTCGGCCCTCAGGGCCTGTTCCGTTTCGGAAGGGGGCGCGCTCATGAGCGGGGGGACCGCGGGTCGGGGGGGACGACCTTCAGCCATGGCACTGTCGCCCGGGTCCTCCGGGGTGGGCAACGGGGATTTCCGAAGGAGTCATTCCCCTGCGTCCCATCGCCTTGACGCAGGGCAGCCAGGGCGTCAGCCCGGCCCGGCCTGGGGAATACCGCGCGCGGCGGCGTGTCCAGGGCCTCCAGAATCTGGAAGACGTCACGGGTCACCAGGGCCCCTGCGCGCCATGGAACGTCCCGCGTAGCGGAGAGTCGTGAACACTCACATCACCCGCGGGTCGCAATGCTCACTTCCCGCCTTGACGCTGCCAGGAATTTCTTTAAAGAATGCGCGCACGTCCTCTTCTTCTTGGAAGATGGCGTATGTACCGGACCTCGCGTTCCCCAACCGCGGAACCGGTGCGTGACGTCCCAGTTGAGCCCCGCGCGCCGCGTTCCCCCTCTCGGCGCGCGGTGGCCCCTGGGACTTCCACCCCGCCCCTCATCACTCATCAGGTCCCCTCGAGGATTCGAGTGTCCACGTCCGCCTTCGTCCTGCCCGTCTCGCTGGCCCTGCAACTGCTCACCTCGGCATCGCCTTCCCCCCAGAACACGGCGACCGCGCCCTCCCAGGAGCCCGCGCCGAAGTCCCCGGCCACCTCGTCGGTGAAGGCCACGCCCCCGGCCGTGACGAAGCTGAGCGCCGCGCAGCAGGCCACGGCGGCGAAGCTGATGGGGCCCGCGCTCGCGGAGGGCCATGCGTACGCGCGGCTGGCGGAGCTGACGGACGGCATCGGGCCGCGCCTGTCCGGCTCCGAGTCCGCGGAGGCCGCGGTGCAATGGGCCCTGCGCTCCTTCCAGGCGGACGGGGTGAAGGCGTGGAAGGAGCCGGTGAAGGTGCCACGCTGGGTGCGGGGCGAGGAGCACGGCGAAATCCTCGCCTCCGGGCGCACGCGCGGCCTGCCCCTGGCGCTCCTGGCCCTGGGCGGCAGCGCCCCCACGCCGCCGGAGGGCATCACGGCGGAGGTGGTGGAGGTGGACTCCCTGGAGGAGCTGGCGGCGCTGGGGGACAAGGTGAAGGGCCGCATCGTGTTCTTCAACCACACCATGTCGGAGGCGGCGGACTACGGCCGCTTCGCGGGGCTGCGAGGCCGGGGTCCGGCGGCGGCGGCGAAGCAGGGCGCGGTGGCCGCGCTGGTGCGCTCGCTGGCCACGGCGTCGCTGCGCTCACCGCACACGGGGTCCACGCGCTTCGATGAAGGCGGCCCGCGCCTGCCCGCGGCGGCGGTGTCGGTGGAGGACGCGCTCACGCTGCACCGGATGCTCCAGGGCGGGGCGGTGAAGGTGCGGCTGGTGCTGGGGTGCTCGGAGCTGCCGGACGCGGACTCGTCCAACGTGGTGGCGGAGGTGCGGGGCCGCGAGAAGCCGGACGAGGTGGTGCTCCTGGGCGCGCACCTGGACTCGTGGGACGTGGGCACGGGCGCGCACGACGACGGCGCGGGCGTGGTGATGGTGATGGAGGCCGCGCGGCTCATCGCGAAGCTTCCCCAGGCGCCCCGGCGCACGGTGCGCGTGGTGCTGTTCATGAACGAGGAGAACGGGCTGCGCGGCGGACGCGCGTACGCGCAGGCGCACGCGAAGGAGCTGCCGAAGCACGTGGCCGCGATTGAGATGGACGCGGGCGGCGGGCGGCCCCTGGGCGTGAGCCTGCACGCGGGCCCGGGCGGTGAGACGCTCTTGTGGCCGTGGCTGGCGCCTTTGGAAGGCCTGGGCGCGGCGAAGTTCCTGGTGGGGCACGCGACGGGCGCGGACCTGAGCCCCATGGAGCCCGCGCACGTGCCCTTCGTGGGCGTGCGCGTGGACAGCAGCCGCTACTTCGACGTGCACCACTCCATGGCGGACACGCTGGACAAGGTGGACCCGCAGGACCTGGCGCGCAGCACCGCCGCGGTGACGTGGATGGCTTACGCGCTGGCGGAGTCGCCGGGCACGCTTACGCGTCCCACCGCGCCGGAGTCGGACGACCCGCCGCCGGCGAAGAAGTAGGCCCATGGCTCAAGCCTCCGCCGGGGCCTTGCGCGGACCGCCCTGGCGCAGCGGCAGCTCCGGCAGGAGCAGCGTGACGAGCAGGGCCGCCAGCGCGACGAAGATGGCGAAGCGGTACACCGCCATCGTCGCGCGGGTGAAGGACTCCTTCAGCGCGCGCTCCATGCGGTCCACGGTGGACAGCGCGCGGGCCTCGTCCGCGTCCACGCGGGCGCGGGCCTCGGGCCCTTCTCGCAGGGCCTGACGCCGCTCCTCGGCGAAGCCCTCGCGCAGCTTCGCCTTCACCTGCTCCGGCTGGAAGCGCTGCCCCTGCGGCGCGCCTTCCTCTCCGCCCAGGCCCGCGGGCGCGGACGCGTGCAGCTCCTGACGCACGTCCGGAGGCAGTCCGCGCGTGGCCTGCTGCGTGCGCGCGTGCATCTCCCGGCCCAGCGTGCCCGCGAACACGGTGCCCAGCAGCGCCACGCCCACCGTCATGCCCAGCTGCCGGAAGAACGTCGTCGCGGACGTGGCCACGCCAATGCGCTGGGGCGGCACGGAGTTCTGCACGGCCACGGTGTAGAGCGGGATGGACGGGCCCAGGCCCAGGCCCACCAGCACCATCTTCACCGTGACCTCGGCCTGGCTGGAGTCGGGCGTCAGCGTGAAGGCCATCACCGCGAAGCCGCCCATGAGGAACAAGAGCGCCCCCACCATCAGCGCCTTGTAGCGGCCCATCCGGGACACCAGTTGCCCGGACAGCACGTTGCCCGCCACCACCCCCAGGGTCAGCGGCGTCAGCGTCAGCCCGGAGTGCGTCGCGGACAGCCCCACCACGTTCACCATGAACAGCGGCAGGAAGGTGACGGACGCCAGGAACACCGCGCCAATGATGAACACCGCCGCGTTGCCCGCGGAGAACGCGCGCACGCGGAACAGCGACGGCTCCAGCAGCGGCTCCTTCGCCCGGCGCTCCCGCCACACGAAGAGCCCCAGCCCCAGCGCCGACAGCGCGAACAATCCAAGGATGGGCGCGGAGCCCCACGCGAACCCGCCCGCCTGGGGAGACGCCGCGCCATGGCCCAGGCTGAGCGCGAGCAGCAGCGGCACCACGGCCACCGCCAGCGCCAGCGCCCCCACCACGTCCAGCCTCCCGCCGTGCACGCCCTCCGGCTTGAGCGGCGGCATGCGCAGGAAGATGAGCGCCAGCGCCAACGCGCCCACCGGCAGGTTGATGAAGAACACCCAGTGCCAGCCCAGCGAGTCGGTGATGAAGCCGCCGGCCAGCGGGCCAATGACGCTGGACAGGCCGAACACCGCGCCGAACAGGCCCTGGTACTTGCCCCGGTCGCGCGGCGGGAACAGGTCCGCCACCACCGCCAGCGAAGCGGTGAAGAGCGCCGCGCTGCCCAGCCCCTGCACCGCGCGGCAGAGGATGAGCACGAGCGTGGAGCGGGCCGCGCCGCACAGGAAGCTGCCGGTGAGGAACACGGCGATGCCCGCCACCAGCACCGCGCGGCGGCCCAGCAGGTCGGACAGCTTGCCCCACACGGGCACCATCATCGTGGAGGCCACCAGGTACGCGGTGGTGAGCCACGGGTAGTGCTCCGGCGCGATGTGGAGGTCCGCCTGGATGGTGGGCCCCGCCGTGGCCACGATGGTCTGGTCCAACGCCGCCAGCAGCAGCCCCAGCAGCGCTCCCGCCAGCGTGAAGGCCTTCTGCGAGCGGCTGAACCGCTCGGACGCCGGAGCGGCGTGGGAGTCCAGGGCGGTGTCGGCGGCGGTGTCGGCCATGGCTCGGGCACGCGCTCGGGACGCGTGCATCCGCGCGAATCTGGGGACGGCGGCGGGGGCCTGCCACATCCGCCTGCCCGCCTGCTCTCCGTCCCGGAGGCGATGCGCCGTCGGGCATCCACCGGAAGTACCGTTCAACCGGCAAGGGCCTTTCAGTGAACGCAGCGCGCCGCTCTATCCTGCGCATCCCTTCATGCCGGACGCCGGACGCGCCGGACCCGTGCGTGCGTCCTGCCCAGGAGTGAACATGCGGATCCGTGGAGCGCTGACCTGCGCCGTGATGCTGTCCCTGTCGGTGGGCTGCAAGGATGACCCGACGCCCCGGCCCGACGCGGGAGTCCCGGACGCGGGCTCCCAGGACGACGCCGGCACCGCCGGGCCCACCCTCTCGGAGACGCCTCGCTGGGAGGTCGAAGGGGATGGGCTCGAACCGAAGGAGTGCTTCGGCCGCGGCGTGGCGCTGGGCGACCTCGACGGCGATGGCCGCCAGGACCTGGTGGTGATTTCTCCGCCGTGCACCAGCGGCCCCACCAACCCCGGCCGCGTGATGGTGTACCCCGGCGAGGCGTCCTACTTCTCCAGGACGCCCGTCACCTCCAGGCTGTCATGGGTGCATCCCAGCCCGCGCACGTCGGGCTACCAGATGACGGTGGGCACGGGCGACGTCGACGGGGACGCGTACGCGGACGTGGTGGTGAAGAGCTACTACGGCGTCAGCGTCTACAAGGGCGGACCGGACCTGTCCCAGGTGTTCGCCCAGCCGCTGTTCCGCGTGCCGGACTCCCCGACCACGCGCTTCGGCATCGCGCGGCTGCTGGACGTGGATGGGGACGGGCTGGACGACCTCGTCGTCTCCACCTTCACCGGGAGCACCACCGTCTACCGCGCGACGCCCGGCGGGAAGGAGGGCCCCTTCACCAACGTCCGCGTGCTGTCCGGCTACGCGCAGCCCGCGGGAGACACGGACGGGGACGGCGCCCAGGACCTGCTCATCCCCCTGTACGACGCGGAGAACAGCCAGGGCCTCTTCCTGGGCTGCAAGGCGGACAGCACGCGTGTCTGTGATGGACCGCTCACCACGCAGCCCGTGTGGAAGGGCACGGCGGAGAGCATGAGAGGGATTCCGGACCTGAACGGGGACGGACGCCCGGAGGTGCTCGCGGGGCTCCGGGGCAGCGTGCGCCTGCACCTGTCCGACGCCTCCGTGCAGGGCTACTCCGCCACGCCCGTGTGGACGTTGATGGACGACCCCACCTTCCCCAGCGTGGCCGCCCAGAGCGCCACGGTGGGCGCCATGGCGGAGGGCGGCACGGGCCACGACTTCGTGCTCGCCTCGCTGGGGCGGGTGTACCTCTTCCGCCCCACGCACGACGTGTCCGGTCCGCTGGAGCCGGTGTGGTCGTGGCCGCGCGCCAACCGCCTCCTGCCCCAGACGATGCTGGGCTTCACCCTCCCCAGCGTGGCCAGCCCCGGCGACCTGGACGGGGATGGGTTCGACGACCTGGTGGTGGGCCTCTCGCAGGAGAACGACGGCACACGCGCCCCGGGCCGGGTGCGGGTGTACGGCGGCGGCGCGGTGCCGGACTCGGAGGAGCCAGCGCCCGCGCTGATGCCCACGAAGACGTGCGGCCTCCAGGTGGATCCGGTGAACGGCAAGCCGGACCTCACGGTGGACCGGGACGTCATCGCCCGCTCGCTCTACATCGAGCGGCGCGCCTTCGCGGAGGACTCCTGCGAGGTGCGTGAAGGGTGCGTGCCCGCGGGCGGCGAGCGGCGCCTCCTGCGCTTCACCACCTCCATCGTGAACCTGGGCACCGCGCCGGCGGTGGTGCCCTCCCCGCAGGAGCGCCCGGACCTCTTCGTCTACGACGAGTGCCACCAGCACGACCACCTGGTGAACTTCGCCGGCTACGACCTGAAGGACGCCGCCGGCAACTCCCTGTCCGTGGGGCGCAAGCAGGGCTTCTACATGGTGGACTTCACCCAGTACTGCGCGGACGGCACGCCGTTCTCCTGGTACGACCCGCGCACGGGCATCTCGCCGGGCTGGTCGGACGTCTACACGGCGGACACCGCCTGCCAGTGGCTGGACGTCACGGACACCCCGGACGGCGACTACACCGTGCGCGTGGGCGTGGATGAGAACCACATCATCGATGAGCTGGACGCGCTCCCCAACGAGGCCACCGTCAAGGTGCGCCTGAAGGGGGACACCGTGACCGTGCTGCCCTGAAGCGATAGGGCGGACCGCGCGCATCGTTTCACCGT
The sequence above is drawn from the Corallococcus sp. NCRR genome and encodes:
- a CDS encoding MDR family MFS transporter, whose translation is MADTAADTALDSHAAPASERFSRSQKAFTLAGALLGLLLAALDQTIVATAGPTIQADLHIAPEHYPWLTTAYLVASTMMVPVWGKLSDLLGRRAVLVAGIAVFLTGSFLCGAARSTLVLILCRAVQGLGSAALFTASLAVVADLFPPRDRGKYQGLFGAVFGLSSVIGPLAGGFITDSLGWHWVFFINLPVGALALALIFLRMPPLKPEGVHGGRLDVVGALALAVAVVPLLLALSLGHGAASPQAGGFAWGSAPILGLFALSALGLGLFVWRERRAKEPLLEPSLFRVRAFSAGNAAVFIIGAVFLASVTFLPLFMVNVVGLSATHSGLTLTPLTLGVVAGNVLSGQLVSRMGRYKALMVGALLFLMGGFAVMAFTLTPDSSQAEVTVKMVLVGLGLGPSIPLYTVAVQNSVPPQRIGVATSATTFFRQLGMTVGVALLGTVFAGTLGREMHARTQQATRGLPPDVRQELHASAPAGLGGEEGAPQGQRFQPEQVKAKLREGFAEERRQALREGPEARARVDADEARALSTVDRMERALKESFTRATMAVYRFAIFVALAALLVTLLLPELPLRQGGPRKAPAEA
- a CDS encoding lysyl oxidase family protein, producing MRIRGALTCAVMLSLSVGCKDDPTPRPDAGVPDAGSQDDAGTAGPTLSETPRWEVEGDGLEPKECFGRGVALGDLDGDGRQDLVVISPPCTSGPTNPGRVMVYPGEASYFSRTPVTSRLSWVHPSPRTSGYQMTVGTGDVDGDAYADVVVKSYYGVSVYKGGPDLSQVFAQPLFRVPDSPTTRFGIARLLDVDGDGLDDLVVSTFTGSTTVYRATPGGKEGPFTNVRVLSGYAQPAGDTDGDGAQDLLIPLYDAENSQGLFLGCKADSTRVCDGPLTTQPVWKGTAESMRGIPDLNGDGRPEVLAGLRGSVRLHLSDASVQGYSATPVWTLMDDPTFPSVAAQSATVGAMAEGGTGHDFVLASLGRVYLFRPTHDVSGPLEPVWSWPRANRLLPQTMLGFTLPSVASPGDLDGDGFDDLVVGLSQENDGTRAPGRVRVYGGGAVPDSEEPAPALMPTKTCGLQVDPVNGKPDLTVDRDVIARSLYIERRAFAEDSCEVREGCVPAGGERRLLRFTTSIVNLGTAPAVVPSPQERPDLFVYDECHQHDHLVNFAGYDLKDAAGNSLSVGRKQGFYMVDFTQYCADGTPFSWYDPRTGISPGWSDVYTADTACQWLDVTDTPDGDYTVRVGVDENHIIDELDALPNEATVKVRLKGDTVTVLP